A segment of the Desulfofundulus kuznetsovii DSM 6115 genome:
GGGCCGCCACTGCGTCTTTAGCCGTTGCTTCCCCGGCTACCGCGGCAAATTCCATGATGGGCACCATGACGTCCCCAACCCTTTTTTCCATGGGTCCACCTCCTCCCGTCGGGGTAATCACAGGCCGGAGTGCCTAAACCACAACCGCCCTGGGGTCGGGCACCCCGATGGCCTGCAGGATTTCTTCCTGGGTTTTTTCTATGCTCGTCACCGATTTCAGCTCCACATCGTCCACCCGGTTGATGGCCACCTTCACTTCCTCCAGCAGTTCCAGGGCCTGACGGGAGGTAAGAGGTATCCCCGCCCGCCTGAGCAACCCTTCCAGGGTCTTTTCCAGCATGGCCGCCAGTACGCATACGAAGATGCTGGCGGAAAGGTTGCGCTCGCGGTAAAACTCTTTCGGCCTGGTCTCAAAACTCCTGATTTCCTCAAAGGATTCCCCCAGCTGGCCCAGGCGGGTGTAAGCCAGCAACAATTCCCTGCCGTCCAACAGGGGGGCGTTGGTTTCCAGGAGGAAAGCCCCCGCCGTTTTCTTCTCCCGGGTGATCACGTCTTCCTTGCGGCGCCAGGTCAGCTCCCCGGTGGCCTCGCTGTAATGCCAGTCAAAATAACGGCGGCAGTATTTATCCTTCAGGATGGCGGCACCCCTGGGAAGGGTCCTCCTGCCCGAACGGTTTTCCGGGGCGACCGCTTTTTGAAGTTTCCGCAATTCCTCCTCCACCTCATCCAGGCGTTCTGCAAGGGCAATCATCTTTTCCCTTGCCGCCGCCGGGCTGTAGCACACCAGGTACCGCACCCCCCCTTCCACGACTTCCCTGTACCAGAGAGACTCATCCACTTCTATAAACTCCGCCCGGTTCTCCACCAGTTCCCGCTCACACAACCTTAACTCCCATTCCGACTGAACCTTACGGCGTACCAGGTAATGGTAGCCGTGGGACATCAAAACCTCCAGGTGAGGGGTGGCCACCAGGCGGCGGTCACCTACAAAGATACACTGCCGGGTACCGTGCGCGGCCTCCAGGTGGTGTACAATTTCCCGGAAGTCCCCCTCATCGGGCACCTCGTGCAGGATGCGGTGCCCAAAGGGCATACCCTCACGGCTGACCAGAATCCCCAGGTAAACGAGCTGCTCCTCCAGGGGTGATTGTAAAATGTACCGGCCATAGGGCGAATGTTCAAGGTCGCTGCGGGGAGCCGGCTCAACGGTTGCCGTGGTCAGCAGGCAAAAAGCAACCTCCCGGCTGACGCGGGTAAAGGCGCACAACCTCTGAAAAAGTTCCTCCTCCAGCCTTTCTTTCACGCCGGCCACACTGTCCAGCGCCCGGTAAAAGTGGTGATCCAAAAATTCTTTGCCCTGGGCCTCGGGAAAGTAAAGGCACCGGTACCACTCGCTAATGGCCTGTTTATTTGGGGGATTGATGATCTGGTTTATGGCCATGAGTTCCAGGAGCAGGGCGGTGTCCGGGTCGTACCTTTCACCGGAAAAAGCGGCCTCCACGGCTCCCCCCACGTCCAGCATCTCCCAGATCCGGTGGATGGCCAGGACCTCGCCGTAGCGCAGAACCTTTTTCGCCTCGATGCTGGCCGGCCGCCGGGAAACACCACATATCCGGGCCAGGCCGTCGATCAGCCCCTCCACCTTTTCCGGCGTCAGGTTCTCCAGGTTGCCCAGGTTGGCGATCACCCTCTGTTTTACCTTGTTCCCTTCCCGGTAGTTTTCAATGAGTTTCAGGTAGGTGTATTCTTTCCCCCCGCTGCGGCTGGTAACTTTTCGGAAAAACATGGGCACATCACCCCCAAGTCAACCTGGTAGATATTCAATGAACCCGCAACGGCACCCGACTGGTAAGGAGAGTCTTTTGTCACTACACAACAGCACATTTCCCCAGGATTGTTACAGCGCTCACATACTCCATTTATCCCTTGTTTTGCTTCAATCTGTCTGGGTCCAAAGCCCTTGTGTTTACTGGCTTTTCACCACATCTGTTCACTACAAAATATGCTGTTAATTTCAGGTTGTGCACTTATTCACATTCCGGTGTCTGTACCCTTTCTTTGCTTCAAGTATAACACAGCCTCCTGGATTGTGCAATAATTCACTTTGTTATTTTTTAAATTAAGAGTCTTCCGACATTATCCTCGCTCTGGACGCCACTGGAATTGTGTTCTTTAAGAACAGCCCGGTTACCAGACGCCCAGCACCCGCCACCAGAAACTGCCGAGAAAGGCAACGGTGAGGACCAGGGAAATAAGAAAAAGTACGCCTCCAGCCTTTAAAAAATCCTGTGCCCGCAAAAAACCGGGACCGTAAACAATGGCGTTGGCGGGAGTGGCAATCACCAGGAGGTAGGAAAAGGCCGAAGCCAGGGAGGTGGCCACGCCAATAACCAGGGGCGAGGTCCGGGACAGTTCAGCCACCTTCAGAAAGATGGGACCAAGGACGGCCACCGTGGGCCCGTCGGCCATGGTATTGGTCACCAGGGCAGTTACCGTGGCGGTAACCGCCAGCAGGGAAATTCCCTCGGTCACCTCGGCGACCGCCGCCAGGTGCAGGAACTGCCCGGCCAGCCAGGAAGCGGCGCCGGTGGCAATGAGCATTTTGCCCATGGAAATGGCCCCGGCGTAAAGCAATACCACTCCCCACTGGGTTTTTTGCTGCAGGTAGCTCCAGTCGATCAGGCGCAATACCGCCGCCAGGAGA
Coding sequences within it:
- a CDS encoding IS1634 family transposase; translated protein: MFFRKVTSRSGGKEYTYLKLIENYREGNKVKQRVIANLGNLENLTPEKVEGLIDGLARICGVSRRPASIEAKKVLRYGEVLAIHRIWEMLDVGGAVEAAFSGERYDPDTALLLELMAINQIINPPNKQAISEWYRCLYFPEAQGKEFLDHHFYRALDSVAGVKERLEEELFQRLCAFTRVSREVAFCLLTTATVEPAPRSDLEHSPYGRYILQSPLEEQLVYLGILVSREGMPFGHRILHEVPDEGDFREIVHHLEAAHGTRQCIFVGDRRLVATPHLEVLMSHGYHYLVRRKVQSEWELRLCERELVENRAEFIEVDESLWYREVVEGGVRYLVCYSPAAAREKMIALAERLDEVEEELRKLQKAVAPENRSGRRTLPRGAAILKDKYCRRYFDWHYSEATGELTWRRKEDVITREKKTAGAFLLETNAPLLDGRELLLAYTRLGQLGESFEEIRSFETRPKEFYRERNLSASIFVCVLAAMLEKTLEGLLRRAGIPLTSRQALELLEEVKVAINRVDDVELKSVTSIEKTQEEILQAIGVPDPRAVVV